ATTGCACGCTTTTTGGCCCCTGTTTTTGTAATTTCAAGTCGATGTTGTACAGCACGTGAATATGGATATCAACACATATCTTTTATctacaaataataaaaaatattattgtaAACCGAAAGGTAGAGGTTTAAAAGTGTAGCACCCAGAGGCATACTATAATTCAGAATTATTAGTTAtactaaaactaaaattttaacTAAACATTAATTACCGAACATGTTGCACATTCAAACTGTACAAGGTATTTGACGATATGTTAACGAGAATCCTTTATTTTCAATTTCTCCCATTTCATCTCCAtttgtgacaacatataatacaaACGGTTTCGAATATGCTAAAAATGGAAAAAAGTACTGACTCATATACTTATGCAttacgtatgtatatatatttacgttgtttaaataaattattaacaTAAGACATACATACATGTTTTTGTTACAAAACCATTACCACAAAATCGTTCTGTATCAACTGGAACACCATTTTCATATGGATGTGGAATGATAACAAAGTCTTTAGTACAATTTGTCCCTGATTCTGCTGCATATTCAGTACCTATTTATCAAATAGAAAGAGGTTCTGAATATAAATCTGTGCATAAACATAATACATTGCAAGAATAGAAACATTTGTAATTCTTCTCTAAGAAGAGGTAACTGCTTACAATGTCATCATACATAATGTCTCACCTATTATGGTAGGATCAAATGAACCAGTATCTCCAGACACCGAAAATGAGTTTGAACTTGTTTGGGACCACTCGATACCACAATATCCCCGTGCCATTCTTACACATACACCATAATTTGTATTAGCCATTTGCCGTGTACCAATTTCTGGTGctaaaataatttattatatttgtttTATAACCGATTTGGTTAAAAATTGTAATAACATTGAACATATTGCAAAATCAAATATCTCATAATTAAGATAATTCATATTTTaacattaatatttaataaaaaataaaacaaagcaaattttttatattcaagtttaatataaattataatttaaatTTACTTTTAGAATTCTAATCTTAGAGACTAAAATTGTTACACAATTGTTACTTTATAATTATTTACACATTTTAAACGTTAActattaattttttaatgtaattatttcttcaaattactgttaaTTACAATACCTCTCGGATTCTGTGTTGTGCCATAATTAAAACTCGTTACAGTATTTGTAACAGtatcaaaatattgtaaacatCCATTTGGAGCTGTAATTAATTAATTCTTTAATATTTGATATCATTGAGTAATTTTGTTAAGATGTTCTAGACATTGTCAGCGAAAGAAATGTTTTAaatgttaatttatataaaatgtaattaattttaaattaataattaaatttataaattctaATTATAAGCTATAGCTACttgcaaaataaatattaaatttgaaGAATATTGAACATACCTTTAGCTGTAGAATCACATggtatttgttgaattcttatATTCCAACGACGATCAGTGGCATAATCAGCATTAGTATCAATTGATAGCATAATAGGTGTGTTATCATTGAAATCCATATATACTGAACAAATTTAATACTGACTTATTAATATAGTTTTATGTAAAATTTCCAACATTTATATTTACTTTATATTAGTTTTATTTACTATACCATGTTGGTTTGCATTTTCTCCACAAATTCGGGGTATTGTACTTCCAGATCCAGAAACTAAAAAAAGATCGTAGTCACAAACTCCACTAGCATTTGGCGATGCAAGACTAAACTCCAAAAAATCCAAACGTAACTAAAACAGATTTATAACACGTGATGATTGTTTAActtaataatataattttatacatattttatttcattactTGGCATATGTTTGAATTGCAACGCTGTACTGTTATTGTACATCTTGATTGTCCTTCATAAGTTGTGGGATACTCTGGATttgtaaaatatgtattatttaCATTTGTTGTAGAGCCGCACGTTTTTTGAACTACAAGCAATAAATTAAAATACactttaaatagtgagattataTGCAGAATATAAATTTTACGTAGGAAATAATTTCATATTACTTACAAACGCAACAAATGCCATGTCCATTCGCACAAGTGCCAGATGGTGTCCCACCATAATCACGACACTCTCTTCTAGTGAAGCAGGTACCATTTAAATTGTTGCTAGCAAGGCATTCGGAATTTGCAAAACGTATAACACTGAATAACGGGAAGACTGTTCAAAGATTCATTTAATAATTTGATACATGTGAtatattcaaaatatttatgttaaattataaataagatgtagtattattCATCTATTTATCAGCATTATTTttagataaaatatttaaagtacaGTTTTGTCTATTTTGTAACTACTTACATCTTCCACGAGTCATTGCATTTTGAACGTCCGCGATATTATTACTATTTAATTGACAATTGATAAAATTGCCAAAAAGGAAAATCGTCGAGCAAACTATACGTAACATCTTTCAAATTGCAACTGTTCGAAGTACGTTCAATACTCCAAAGATTTCGTTTAACGGTACTCAAAAAATCAGAACAATTAGCGCATAGGTATGAACTAACTCACTATTTACTTAAATTTACATAACTGGATTTTCTGGAACATGCAGTTAAGTGATAGAACTACTTAAATTAATGCTAATTTCTACGAAATTCTATTAGATGCAATCAATTGTATATATCCTACATGTAAAGAtgtaaaaaagaaatatttttttattatatcaCACAATTAAGAAAAAATATACTAAAATCAATATTGTAGATCATATaaacatatattataaatagataTCAGTAATAGTTTTACAGTATTTAATATATTTCTTTATGTTTCTCACTTAGCtacaatacatgtacatactttATATTTCTTTAGACTTTATCTATAAAATCCAGCTACTTTAACTTAAATTGAATCTATACTGGTAATCTGATTTATATTGCAATAAAAATAATGCTATATATATCTAAAtcaatagatataatattaatatactAAGTGGAAATTTTATTTATCACTCTACAAAATGGACAGTATCCATGTCGCAATAAAGCCAATTCATAATCATCCAAATGAAATAGCTAAAAGAAGTAATAAGCTAATGTTAACGTTTGTATTTTTGTTGCTTATTTAGTTACTATATAGTTATGTACTAATGTAattcatgttaaaatataacaTAAACATAATGATAGATTTCTACATACCTTTAGACAAGATTTACAAAATGTAATTTGCAAGTCAGGTAAAAGATTTTTGAAATATTTTGTTTTGAATGGTTTTGGCCATTTTACAATTAATGCAGTACATGGATCCATACTTTTCAACACATTTCTTCCAACAACTATAGTAGAAGCAGATTTTTCctaaaataaagaaatataataATTTCTTCTTAAATTTGGTTGATTGTTGGAATAAATAatcataaatattttattatattatctTTAATCTCATCAATTATGGACTCTTAACTTATaagataatatttattttatagaatttataaatatatatgataatACCTCATACTTCATTAAACGAGCAGTAAAAAGATCTACTTCAGGTGTAATAGCTAATTGATCCGTATCTGTAACATCATCAGATGATGACAGTGAttcatttattaatttttctgCTTCTTCATCCGAAATGTTTTCTTCTAATTCAAACTCGACCAGTGGTAGAATTTCTGTAATTTCAACAAATATATTACAATCTTTTACCTTTGTtttttaccttttttttttacctttacATTATATACGCGAAACATTTAAATATTATCTAACTATAATGATATATGCCAAAAATTTGTGTAAATTTCCAAAAAATAATACTTACCAAACATAACAAaagaatattgaaattttaatccACATTGTACACATTGTCCTTGATTATTAGACGATAACAGAGGATTAAAGGTTGAACATTTGTAGCAAAGTGGTAAAAGTTCTTCAGGATCTCTATAGGAAGAAGCTCGAGCATTTAAATTTGAAGTTTGTAATTGACTAAGTTGACTTGCTGGTATTTTTGTTTTCCGTAATTTGTCAAGTAATTGCATAATCAGTTTATTAGCACCAAGAAGAGAGGCTTGTTTTAGCAacgtatatattataatgaatctCGAAACCCCTTCCACTTGAATATTTTCAGTTTTGGTTAAAAGAAATCTTGCAATATTGAAAAGTGCTTCTGGCATTAGTGATGTAAATGGTTCTTCCTAAAAATAATTGACtgataaattttaatataatatataacagTTTGTGTATATAACAGTTACCATGTATTTATGCACTTCGTGATAAGCATAATAAATTTCAGCTTTTTCATAATATTggagaaatattgtttgtaatTCCTCAGTGCTTTTATTAAGATTTAAATTGATTTGAGATAAAAGCCAATAAAAATAAGAAGCATCGCGAAATCTCTTTTCAGTAACTGCATTTCTGGCTAACATTGTTAAAACCATCACAGATTCATCTGATTGCCCTGCTATCTGGAACGCTAAAAAATTATATAAGTGTCTTCCAATTAATATTACTGTAATTATTATTAGTAAGTAGTAATGTACTATTTATTACCTTTCTGTGCTTCAGAAAAATGACCAGTCTCTGCTAACCATCTAGCATATGGTCCGTATATTCTGGCCTTCAGTTTAGGATTTCTTTCAGCTAATTCAAACGCTTCTGGCCAAGCTTGAGCTTCTACTAAAACATCTGCTACATCAGGGTCATCACCTAAACGACTAAAAATTTCTGCTGCGCCATGAGTTGCTCctaattttttcaattttttagcGATTATAGTTAAATTGTCTCTATCAGCCTTATCAAGTTGCCTGCCAACTTTGATTAACATATCAATCCAAGCATATTCAGCAATTATGTTAATAGCACGATCAATATCTCCAGCTGAAAGAAACATTTCGGCTGCAGCACGAGGTTCTCCAAGACTTTTAGCCCATTCTGCTCTTTTACGAAGTAAAATTGTACGATCCTAAATATATTATTGAAATCATCAATCTTGAAATAAACAGTTGTAAAAGACTTTTATGCCCTAAGTTAATATTACTTGTGGTTTCTATTTCATGTTCAATAAAAGCTGTATCCTAACATTTCATTCATATTACAGCTGCTATGTTGACAAAACATCAGGATATAATCCCTATTGAACAAACCATTCATCCGCAAGCATTGCATAATATGTATACAAAAATAATAACTGAGAAATTAACTATACTAACTTGATTATTTCCACTGGCAATAAATTCTTGGGCAATATCGAACATGCGTAAATCTGAATACATAGCTAACGCATATTGTTGTAAACCAGCTTTCTGAAAAAGTTTTGCAGCATCCTTTAGCTTTCCCATGGCAGCTGCAGCAGTAGCCATACATGCTTCCTTTCCCCACTCTCCAGACTTTAATTTTTCTTCCACTTCAGCCAGGACTTCtatatatttcaaatttttTACTCTGGCAAATGAAGAGTATGCTATGTTTAATTCTAAATTTTCTAGAGCAGCAGTGCCTAAAGCAAACCAATCAGAATCTGCTACCCCAAGGCATGCTATGTTATAAGCATCAGAGAAAAGACCAATGTCAAGATACTGATACATGAATAATGATAATGGCACCTAAACATAAATGATTAAGACTGATTTGCATCAATTATTATCATCTATACTATTATGTTACAATTTGAAGTTTTATGTTTTAGAAGTTATacataaattttaatataagaTATAGTCTTTACCTCCATTATAGCAATAGAAGAACCATTTAAACAATAAACCTTTGAGCCATTGTGACCGATAACAAGACCAGTAAATTTTTGTTTGTATTCCATAAAATTACCTACTTTAATTGCTAAATATTCCCCGTTAGAAAAACACATTATATCTTCAAAACTGTTATTGAATGCTACACTATTTACATTTGGGAATTCTTGCAGTTTTTCCTCTGTATATAAATCAAATACACAAAGAACTCCATGGTCACTAACAACAGCAAGCTTTTCTTTAAATGAGCTAATATCAAGACATCTTACAGAACcttcaatttttattaaatatgcTGGGAAAGGATTATCTAAGTATATTTTTACTATATAGCCACTGTTTAAACCTGGAAAGTACAAGAattttaaaaatacttaaattgtcaccacttctttttttataaagaattaattATACATTTTTAGAATACAAACCTGCAATTAGGCATTCTTGTCCAACTGGACCACCAATAACTTTTATATAAGTTATGAGTCCATCAAGTATCCATTCTCTTTCTATTATTCCACCAAAAGATAAACTTTGTAATCTTCTATCAGTACACAAAATCAAATTATTTGTAGTAACAACAAGTAAATTACAATTTAATGCTTGATTCAATTTTTCAcatatgcgataatgcattcCATCATTGGAATTTGATGGTTCATAAATAATTACACGTTCTGATAATTGAACCGCTAATCTATTCTTATATACAGCAATACGCTGTATCTAAAAATAAAGTAACAGATGTCATTATAAGGTTTCTATTAAATTTTTAAGCTAGCTTCTTACAATTACTAATTAAATGCTTACCAAATCTTTACATTTAATACGAACTTTTTGACTGGTAactaaattttgtattattACATCAGTCATATTTTCTCTATATGCATATCGATCGCCATATAATCCATGTATAATGTTCCAAGACAATTGTAAATATGTTATTGTACCATCTTGACATCCAAGTGCCTAAATAAGTAAAGAGAATAGCATTTTTAGAAAGAAATATAAACAACAAACTAAATGTACAGTTATGAGGAAAAACAATGAAAGTTAGTTCCTTTTTTTCCAAatagtaaataaaaaaatacaaaattaagATCTAGGAAGAAGAAAAGTTTTAATTCATACAACATGTGTTGAAGTTGGATGTACTGCACAACTCCAAACCCAAGAAGAGAATGTATTACCAATATTAATTAATTGTATTCCATCATACGTCATTAGTATACATTGTTTATTACTTCCACAAACTAAAATGTATTGACCTCCTGAGAAATTGCACATTTTAAGAGGAATAAAATTAAATAGTCTGTCTTTTCCAAACGGCTTCCCCGAAACTGAATAAAAGGATATTGTTCCATTCCATTCTCCAACACAGAGAACATCTGTTGAATCATCCCTATAAAAGATACAAGAATTTATTGACATTtactaaattaaaaaattgttattaTCATCACCAAGAGTATCTTCTTGATTACCATTGACGATTCCACAGCAAACACCAAATGGGAATACCATTTTGCCTCTCGATTCGTATCTGTTCTTCTCCAttctaaatatataaaataatatatataaaaataagacAAGACAAAATCAAAGATGTAACACTAATGCTATTGTGCCTACACATTAAATAAatacttatatatatttaacaATATATAGGTTTGAATGAGAAGTACAACAAACTTTGTTTCTAATGGAGACATAACCAGATGCCAAGCCAATAGCTAAGTATTGTCCATCCTTCGTCCAAGCACAGCAATTTACCCGTCCTTTTGACTTATGCTTCACAACTGCTTTTTGTTCTGGAGACCAGAATGCTATGTCTGATAAGGAACAACTTAAAAGTTGATGCGATACTGGATTAAACTGCATAGTTTGAACAGCTTCATTATGTCTAAAATAAATATTGCAATCATAAATATGTAACATACATAATATAACATTTAATGTTAAGTTTCAGAATTACAGATTCTAAGATTATCACTTACGAATACTTAAGTATACCCTCTAATCTTGATGTCCAAATGATAACACTTTTATCCGCACTACCTGATGCAAATTTTTTACCATCCCTTGCATAACATACACAATAAACTACATCCTTATGTCCTATAAAGCATCAATAAAAATATAATCAGTGTATTCCTTCTGTTCATTAATTTTTTTAGTCTTTAACTTACAACGTGTCTTAATTACCTTTCAATGGTTGAATCAAAGCGCCATCATTAGTTTCATAAACAAGGACCTGTTGTCCAGCAGCAATAACTAACTGAGTTCCATCTGGATTAAAACACAGGTCATATATACTGAAACAACATTGTGTaaaatatcaataatatttattgcaacaaataataaaaaataaacatAAATATTGTATCAAATACTTTCCATGTTAGAATTTTAACAAAATTATAGTTGCTTATTTATTAGTATTATTCATGAAACAATGTTAGATTGTAGTAATATCCTTAATAGTTACTAGTAATAATTTAATAACTCCTtatgaattattaaaaatgaataTATTAATAACATATATACTATTATTTCTGTACTTACCATCGTTCAGATTTATCTTGAACCTTGTCAACCCAGGTTGGAGAAGCTTTCATTGTTTATTCTTTCATAAAAATGTTATTTTTACAGTTAAAAGAGGCAAAGAAAGTTGCAAGAAATTATTTACACCATTTTCGTACATAAGTTTGTTTTGTGGTTTCCACGGAAACTATTAAAATGGCGGCACAACAAAGAAAATCATAAGATTTTGTGTTCacttaaaaaatagaaataatagcctaAAATGATGGAAAACAGAGCATTAGCTATATTTTATAGATATTATTGGCCTTTTttctttataaatatttttgttttttattaaCTACATGAAGAAGTGATTTATAAAAGTATTACTTCATTACTATATGTAAAAAATTATATACTTTATAATTTAGATTTATAACAGTATATAGATGCAATAAGTACAATTTTAATAAGAACCAGATATTTTACTTGTACCTTCAAATACAGGAAACAATAGCAAACAATTATATTAAACTGTATATAATCATTTAAAtatcaaattttatattttagcaaAATAAACAACTATTAAGTATACAATACCAGAAATTATAATGTAATATATTTCTACTcgtaaaaaaataaaacaataaCATATATCTAGTCTTTTGCATGAATTAAATATAATGTACtactaaaaaatatttctcgtattatttaatattctatgtaataatataaataataaaaatacattGGAATGCATTATAATTATTctaaaaaaatttatttacatACTCATTAGGAATGTACAATAATATTAGAACATAAAATATTCCAAAATAAAATCCAAATAGGAAGCATAGTGGAAACTGTTACATTATACAGCCAATTTCCATAAATCATTGAATCCATGATGCTAAAGACAAACGCCTGTTTTGTAGCACGGTACCCGCGAAATAAAACGGAAAGGAGAGAGTCTGAAGAGAAATTTATGTATGTGTAACCCATTACGATTAAATTTGCAATCATAAATGGATGAAGAAGAATCCATAATAAAGATACCATTTTGTGAAATCTGCAACATAATTTTAaatgtaaaaaataataaagaaaagGTTGTTTACGTATACATAATAAgagttaataattataattttgaAAAGAAACATGTTTTCTCTTCATAAATATACTTACTTAGTGGAATTTTGTTTCGGTGTTATTGGTAGAATTATAGGCACATAAATTACAGCAGTTAGAAGTGCCAGAGAAAAATTATGCATAGCTATACACATTAAAACAGTACCTACTTCTACTAATGCAATTACGCAAATTAAAGCTGCATTATTATACTTCATTTGTCTAAAAGtaacaaaaattaatatatatatatatgcaatcTGTACCGTGATAAACGTAATGAGTTAACATTTGAGGTACCTTTTAGAGCAATATGGCCATATTAATGTTAAGACAGTTATTGCCATAAAACCAAAGTATATTGAATCTTCTGTACGGAGATGCATTTTTCTGCCAAAATAagtaagtgtagacggggatatTGCAATCAGAACTCCATAAATATGTGCCCGTAAAATTTCTGAAGTTATAACTCCAATATCAAATCCGTCATCCTAGAAAATGTATGTATTAATTTCGATTTTCAATTTTGCCTATAATGTGTCAAAAGAAAACATCACAAGGTTTATGAATTAAgtcttataattattttataatacACATTCAATTATTGCTAACCTTTGATTGTTTAACAACAGCACTTTTCTTATCTTCTGTAGAATTGGATGTTTGAAGTTTTTGCCACATGGAAAATACTTTTACAAATACTGCAGCAATAATCAAGACCAAAGATATTATGTACAGTCCTGTAAAATAATTATTACTAATTATTAAAAAAGTAAAAATCTAtctatcatattatatgtttcaAGGAGAAGAAACAaaatatacattgtatattctataatcttCACTTACCGATAGAAATATATGTATCAGTTGATGGAAGCAGATAAAAGAAATAAGACTGATGAAAACGTTCTAATAAATTATTTAACGATCGTATTATACTTTCAACAACACAACCAACTTGATAGAAATTTCCATCAGAATTCTGTTGACCAGGTTTCTCGAAACCTTCCAAAGTAATCGCTTCAATACCAAACCTGTAATATATTCAGTTTGCAGggcaaaatatatatgtatatatatatatttttcatgatTCAAACAAAATGATAAAGATACCTATGGAAAAGTCCATGATTTCCTGTTGGAACCCCAGTAGCCTGAGTTGTAATCATCATGAGAAGTGTGTTAAAATGATACCACCAATTCTTAAACTTATTTTTGTATTTAACATCAAAACGTCTTTGAAATGATTGTTGAATTCCTTCCATAGCTATCATATTTTGTGCCAAGTTAAAAAGATCTAAATTTGGTAATCGTCCATTTAAGCCTTCCACCTAGGTAATGAAAAAAGCTTATAGTTTTTACTATTTTAAATTTTAATCGATCAGATTTTAATCAAGAATAATAAAGCACACCTTAACATCAATATatgaaattttcattgaatGTAGTTCCAGATTAATAGCAGCTTGAATAGCACCTGCACGACCGGGAAGATCTCCAGATATAAGCACGCCTTCATTACCACTTGTAACTTCATGATATGCATCCAGCCATGCTTGCATTCCTAATTGTTCATGTTCCGTTATTAgaaatataatatcctttgcccAATATTTCTGTTCTGTAACAATAAAAAGAAATTATTGTATTTTATTATAaagtaattcatttaattacattttATTCGTGTACTTACTTCTACAAAATTTAGCAAATGCGAGAAGAAGAGCAATAGAGGCTGCAGTATCTAAATAAATGCTGTTAATTGGTCTAAAGGGAACGCTAACTACAATTGCTTCTGTACTGGCTGCTCTTGGAGCTCTTATAATTCCATATATATTTTGACCTGTAAACTGAATATATACCGATCTCTATATACACATCATCTTTTATTTCAAAACATTATTGAAAAACTTCTATCTAGTAATTAATTCATAATAATTTCTCTAAGAAACTTTTTAGTAACAGAGAAACCTCCTTCTACTTACCTGTTGTTCTTGGAAGGGATATACTAATGTGAAATTATGTATAAAAACATCTAAATGTAGCTGATTTAATTTAGCAGCTAACCATGCGTAAGGCATTACATCAGGGTACCGTTTCATTTCATGAAGTAATTGTACATAATATTGTTTTGATGTGTGTTCCAAGTTACTTTCTTTGGTAACTAATCCTGGTAGTAAAGCATTTTCAGAGAAATATGTATCTGtaataaagaaaataatacatacatattatttaaaaatttcatATGACAGAATGATGGAATGGTATGAAGAAATAAAAGGCAACTGGTAATGCCGCTTAGTAGTTTCATAGGGCGGGAGTTGTCATCATACTAAAGTCCTGCCACAATAATTGTCTCGCAAGATAGTTATTTTCGTTCTAAAATAAAGAATCGTGCTATTTGATGTAATAGTACAGCCTTAAATACGCATAAGGTAATAAATACTATTAGTAAAAGTAATTTTCAATTGTTTTGG
This sequence is a window from Xylocopa sonorina isolate GNS202 chromosome 6, iyXylSono1_principal, whole genome shotgun sequence. Protein-coding genes within it:
- the LOC143424713 gene encoding uncharacterized protein LOC143424713; amino-acid sequence: MLRIVCSTIFLFGNFINCQLNSNNIADVQNAMTRGRFFPLFSVIRFANSECLASNNLNGTCFTRRECRDYGGTPSGTCANGHGICCVFQKTCGSTTNVNNTYFTNPEYPTTYEGQSRCTITVQRCNSNICQLRLDFLEFSLASPNASGVCDYDLFLVSGSGSTIPRICGENANQHVYMDFNDNTPIMLSIDTNADYATDRRWNIRIQQIPCDSTAKAPNGCLQYFDTVTNTVTSFNYGTTQNPRAPEIGTRQMANTNYGVCVRMARGYCGIEWSQTSSNSFSVSGDTGSFDPTIIGTEYAAESGTNCTKDFVIIPHPYENGVPVDTERFCGNGFVTKTSYSKPFVLYVVTNGDEMGEIENKGFSLTYRQIPCTV
- the Oseg1 gene encoding intraflagellar transport protein Oseg1 isoform X1, which produces MKASPTWVDKVQDKSERCIYDLCFNPDGTQLVIAAGQQVLVYETNDGALIQPLKGHKDVVYCVCYARDGKKFASGSADKSVIIWTSRLEGILKYSHNEAVQTMQFNPVSHQLLSCSLSDIAFWSPEQKAVVKHKSKGRVNCCAWTKDGQYLAIGLASGYVSIRNKNGEEQIRIERQNGIPIWCLLWNRQWDDSTDVLCVGEWNGTISFYSVSGKPFGKDRLFNFIPLKMCNFSGGQYILVCGSNKQCILMTYDGIQLINIGNTFSSWVWSCAVHPTSTHVALGCQDGTITYLQLSWNIIHGLYGDRYAYRENMTDVIIQNLVTSQKVRIKCKDLIQRIAVYKNRLAVQLSERVIIYEPSNSNDGMHYRICEKLNQALNCNLLVVTTNNLILCTDRRLQSLSFGGIIEREWILDGLITYIKVIGGPVGQECLIAGLNSGYIVKIYLDNPFPAYLIKIEGSVRCLDISSFKEKLAVVSDHGVLCVFDLYTEEKLQEFPNVNSVAFNNSFEDIMCFSNGEYLAIKVGNFMEYKQKFTGLVIGHNGSKVYCLNGSSIAIMEVPLSLFMYQYLDIGLFSDAYNIACLGVADSDWFALGTAALENLELNIAYSSFARVKNLKYIEVLAEVEEKLKSGEWGKEACMATAAAAMGKLKDAAKLFQKAGLQQYALAMYSDLRMFDIAQEFIASGNNQDRTILLRKRAEWAKSLGEPRAAAEMFLSAGDIDRAINIIAEYAWIDMLIKVGRQLDKADRDNLTIIAKKLKKLGATHGAAEIFSRLGDDPDVADVLVEAQAWPEAFELAERNPKLKARIYGPYARWLAETGHFSEAQKAFQIAGQSDESVMVLTMLARNAVTEKRFRDASYFYWLLSQINLNLNKSTEELQTIFLQYYEKAEIYYAYHEVHKYMEEPFTSLMPEALFNIARFLLTKTENIQVEGVSRFIIIYTLLKQASLLGANKLIMQLLDKLRKTKIPASQLSQLQTSNLNARASSYRDPEELLPLCYKCSTFNPLLSSNNQGQCVQCGLKFQYSFVMFEILPLVEFELEENISDEEAEKLINESLSSSDDVTDTDQLAITPEVDLFTARLMKYEEKSASTIVVGRNVLKSMDPCTALIVKWPKPFKTKYFKNLLPDLQITFCKSCLKLFHLDDYELALLRHGYCPFCRVINKIST
- the Oseg1 gene encoding intraflagellar transport protein Oseg1 isoform X2; the encoded protein is MKASPTWVDKVQDKSERCIYDLCFNPDGTQLVIAAGQQVLVYETNDGALIQPLKGHKDVVYCVCYARDGKKFASGSADKSVIIWTSRLEGILKYSHNEAVQTMQFNPVSHQLLSCSLSDIAFWSPEQKAVVKHKSKGRVNCCAWTKDGQYLAIGLASGYVSIRNKNGEEQIRIERQNGIPIWCLLWNRQWDDSTDVLCVGEWNGTISFYSVSGKPFGKDRLFNFIPLKMCNFSGGQYILVCGSNKQCILMTYDGIQLINIGNTFSSWVWSCAVHPTSTHVALGCQDGTITYLQLSWNIIHGLYGDRYAYRENMTDVIIQNLVTSQKVRIKCKDLIQRIAVYKNRLAVQLSERVIIYEPSNSNDGMHYRICEKLNQALNCNLLVVTTNNLILCTDRRLQSLSFGGIIEREWILDGLITYIKVIGGPVGQECLIAGLNSGYIVKIYLDNPFPAYLIKIEGSVRCLDISSFKEKLAVVSDHGVLCVFDLYTEEKLQEFPNVNSVAFNNSFEDIMCFSNGEYLAIKVGNFMEYKQKFTGLVIGHNGSKVYCLNGSSIAIMEVPLSLFMYQYLDIGLFSDAYNIACLGVADSDWFALGTAALENLELNIAYSSFARVKNLKYIEVLAEVEEKLKSGEWGKEACMATAAAAMGKLKDAAKLFQKAGLQQYALAMYSDLRMFDIAQEFIASGNNQDRTILLRKRAEWAKSLGEPRAAAEMFLSAGDIDRAINIIAEYAWIDMLIKVGRQLDKADRDNLTIIAKKLKKLGATHGAAEIFSRLGDDPDVADVLVEAQAWPEAFELAERNPKLKARIYGPYARWLAETGHFSEAQKAFQIAGQSDESVMVLTMLARNAVTEKRFRDASYFYWLLSQINLNLNKSTEELQTIFLQYYEKAEIYYAYHEVHKYMEEPFTSLMPEALFNIARFLLTKTENIQVEGVSRFIIIYTLLKQASLLGANKLIMQLLDKLRKTKIPASQLSQLQTSNLNARASSYRDPEELLPLCYKCSTFNPLLSSNNQGQCVQCGLKFQYSFVMFEILPLVEFELEENISDEEAEKLINESLSSSDDVTDTDQLAITPEVDLFTARLMKKNLLLL
- the Gaa1 gene encoding glycosylphosphatidylinositol anchor attachment 1 — translated: MGLLTDPRAGSGKIIKFVLKWERPLCLLLYISGIVWILLLALPSFNDNTYFSENALLPGLVTKESNLEHTSKQYYVQLLHEMKRYPDVMPYAWLAAKLNQLHLDVFIHNFTLVYPFQEQQFTGQNIYGIIRAPRAASTEAIVVSVPFRPINSIYLDTAASIALLLAFAKFCRKQKYWAKDIIFLITEHEQLGMQAWLDAYHEVTSGNEGVLISGDLPGRAGAIQAAINLELHSMKISYIDVKVEGLNGRLPNLDLFNLAQNMIAMEGIQQSFQRRFDVKYKNKFKNWWYHFNTLLMMITTQATGVPTGNHGLFHRFGIEAITLEGFEKPGQQNSDGNFYQVGCVVESIIRSLNNLLERFHQSYFFYLLPSTDTYISIGLYIISLVLIIAAVFVKVFSMWQKLQTSNSTEDKKSAVVKQSKDDGFDIGVITSEILRAHIYGVLIAISPSTLTYFGRKMHLRTEDSIYFGFMAITVLTLIWPYCSKRQMKYNNAALICVIALVEVGTVLMCIAMHNFSLALLTAVIYVPIILPITPKQNSTKFHKMVSLLWILLHPFMIANLIVMGYTYINFSSDSLLSVLFRGYRATKQAFVFSIMDSMIYGNWLYNVTVSTMLPIWILFWNILCSNIIVHS